In Rhinoraja longicauda isolate Sanriku21f chromosome 13, sRhiLon1.1, whole genome shotgun sequence, one genomic interval encodes:
- the LOC144599233 gene encoding C-C motif chemokine 20-like: MNTLKRLLPAVMLSLIVLNIVGNTLSAAAYRDCCLAYSKKRLPQKLISGYVEQKSNEICEIDAIIFYTVRGRAVCADPGHHWVKKALHFLSKKVRKMSQD; this comes from the exons ATGAACACTCTCAAGAGACTTCTCCCAGCAGTTATGCTCTCATTGATTGTACTGAACATTGTTGGCAATACACTATCAG CTGCAGCATACAGAGACTGCTGTCTCGCTTATTCAAAGAAGCGACTGCCACAAAAATTGATCTCTGGTTATGTGGAGCAAAAATCCAATGAAATATGTGAGATAGATGCAATTAT aTTCTACACCGTCAGAGGAAGAGCAGTGTGTGCAGATCCTGGGCACCATTGGGTGAAGAAAGCACTGCATTTTTTGAG CAAAAAGGTGAGAAAAATGTCACAAGATTGA